In the genome of Raphanus sativus cultivar WK10039 chromosome 4, ASM80110v3, whole genome shotgun sequence, one region contains:
- the LOC130511892 gene encoding LOW QUALITY PROTEIN: uncharacterized protein LOC130511892 (The sequence of the model RefSeq protein was modified relative to this genomic sequence to represent the inferred CDS: inserted 3 bases in 2 codons), whose product MDIPELPRRLYTLGEEPEPQHSISYHSDNNRLHAALKGALTEKEXEELKESRLGVFIKFKEQGFGWASRLVHHMLCLKLDIKKKYEMWCLVGPEPLRFSLLEFEMITGLNCEYIEDLDTPKCDVTPEMVSFWGMMGVHLEAGPTTDQIIDALKRCGDWSTEDRKRLAYLSIFTGFIEGRKFSTATRATLARLVMDLERFENYPWGRVSFKVLMDSLWNKEITGSYTVDEFIQVLQVWAYTALPGMGASIGSPRLNSSLRPLPPILAYEGSRGRRFMKAAILSHTRVINFVEKDISEMWPKWDSEVEDVPAENIIKVMYDQRPWKWTMDCWEVTGTNXKVVTPSKRAKEMVVVEVEEEEEDNQRPRKKARKEAPKEAPKEAREEAREEAREEATPTPQAKETGVSNKQPTPQAKETGVSNKQPTPQAKETWVSNKQPTPTPQTNLPTPQTQPPPQKDQQKQPSPQTKQPTPQKKQPSPLPKERLLPEDTADEAISVYKILPEDKADGVTSKEFVPLTSTDQPSFASNDQQPSFASTDPCVPVSEPSLVVLDKTAPTSSVRARSERTKKPAPTQISPYTAERKKLLRVAKYNPFPTLNRPKMKELVDWLKTDPYYFTKHEDKPRTSPTWWYHILRTPKGWLEDVHMDAWINVLRQRYQENPQAFRSEGMCFLDHNFDQSWRDQYLFFKASQPDHKGLGRMLPGGASSFYDGSMPSFCQSNKKWGEDIDDIYAPVNLNNKHWVAIWISIPNRHIVVWDSIPSCTIPEAWDEIMEPFLEMVPYLLVVNANTDEGRAKYGLERYTYERRLKDVPTANNGDCGLYALKYIECHALGVPFSPKDFARSNVKSMRDNMAVVIWTELVDQHLKENEDGDKFVGMYD is encoded by the exons atggatattccagaactcccccgtaggttatacacattaggggaagagccagaaccccagcatagcatttcgtatcattcGGATAACAACAGGTTGCATGCTGCTCTTAAGGGAGCTCTCACTGAGAAAGa tgaagagctcaaggagtcgagattgggagttttcatcaagttcaaggagcagggatttggttgggcttcaaggctggttcaccacatgctctgtttaaagctggacattaagaagaagtacgagatgtggtgtctcgttggtccagaacctttgaggttttcactgttagagtttgaaatgatcactggtctaaactgcgagtacatcgaggaccttgacaCACCAAAATGTGATGTTACCccagagatggtttctttctgggggatgatgggagttcatctggaagctgggccaactactgatcagataatagatgcactgaagagatgcggggattggtccacggaagatcgcaagcggctcgcgtacctttccatcttcactggattcattgaagggagaaagttttcaaccgctacacgagctactctggcaaggctagtgatggatttagaacggtttgagaattatccatgggggagagtctcgtttaaggtgctgatggactctttgtggaacaaagagatTACTGGCAGTTACACCGTGGATgagtttatacaagttcttcaggtctgggcgtacacagctcTGCCGGgaatgggtgctagtattggtagtcCCAGATTAAACAGTTCGCTTCGACCGcttccaccgattctggcttacgagggcagcagaggccgcagattcatgaaagctgctatcttgagtcat actcgcgtgatcaactttgttgagaaggacattagtgaaatgtggccaaaatgggactctgaggttgaggacgtgcccgcggagaacatcattaaagtcatgtatgatcagagaccgtggaagtggaccatggattgctgggaagtcactggtacaa gTAAGGTTGTGACTCCATcaaaaagagccaaagagatggttgtggtggaggtggaggaggaggaggaagacaatcagagacctcggaagaaagctcgtaaagaggctcctaaagaggctcctaaagaggctagagaagaggctagagaagaggctagagaagag gctacccctacccctcaagccaaagaaaccggggttagtaacaaacagcctacccctcaagccaaagaaactggggttagtaacaaacagcctacccctcaagccaaagaaacctgggttagtaacaaacagcctacccctacACCTCAAACCAATCtgcctactcctcaaacccaGCCtcctcctcaaaaggatcagc agaaacagccttctcctcaaacgaaacaacctactcctcaaaagaaacagccttctcctctgcccaaagag agattgttgccggaggatacagcagatgaggcgatctcggtatataagatcttgccggaggataaagcagatggtgtcacctccaaagagtttgttcctctcacttccactgaccaaccgagcttcgcttccaacgatcaacaaccgagcttcgcttccaccgatccatgcgttccagtttcagaaccgagcctggttgtattggacaaaacagctcccacttcttctgtgcgtgcaaggagtgaacgaacgaagaaacctgctcccacgcagatatctccttatacggcagagagaaagaaactccttagagtggcaaagtataatccatttcccacactaaacagacctaagatgaaggagctcgttgattggttgaaaactgatcc ttattatttcactaagcatgaggacaaaccacgtacatcaccaacttggtggtatcacatcctccggacacccaaaggatggctggaagacgta catatggATGCTTGGattaatgtgctgaggcagaggtatcaggagaacccacaagctttccggagcgagggaatgtgcttcctggatcacaactttgaccagtcttggagagaccagtatctgttcttcaaagcatcgcAACCTGATCACAAAGGTTTAGGAAGAATGCTACCTGGTGGGGCGTCGAGTttttatgacggatcaatgccttcattttgccaatcaaacaagaagtggggggaggacattgatgatatctatgcgccagtgaacttgaacaacaaacattgggttgctatttggatatcgatccctaacaggcacatagtcgtctgggacagcataccttcatgTACCATACCAGAagcatgggatgagataatggagccttttctcgagatggtcccttatctgcttGTTGTCAACGCAAACACCGACGAAGGAAGGGCCAAAtacgggttggagcgatacacatatgagagacggcttaaagatgtacccacggccaacaatggtgattgtggcctGTATGCtctaaagtacattgaatgtcatgctcttggggtcccctttagccctaaagactttgctaggtccaatgtgAAGAGtatgagggataatatggcggtggttatatggacggagcttgttgatcagcatttgaaagaGAATGAGGATGGTGATAAGttcgtgggcatgtatgattag